The DNA segment TTGATTTGAGTTGCTCCACTCCTTGATACTACGAGTATCATTCGCCATTTTTTGCCCCGATATGGCCACGCGTGGCATACGTGCTTACatgcagcaaaaacacacacactatcgcTTCATTTAGCCGATTTCATGCTGAATCATGGTGGGTTTTAAATTTTTGCACAGATTTGTCCGAAACACCTAATGTGAAACGggttgtgaaaaaaaaaccatgcaACACTGAACCTGTCACGGCTCATGGAATGAGCGGTTCGGAGAACCtatattcaattaaaaataaaccacaatGCGCTTGGGGTTCACTCTGGACCGCTTGATCTGTAAgcttttagttttgttttgttttagtgtgGTTCAAAGCAGTAAAGCCGCCTTTTACTGCTATTATCTACAATCGAGCGGAATGATTTattgaatactttttggaaATCAGAGCAAAAGAATGCTAGCTCGCAAAAGCAGCTAGCTAAAAATGAAAGTGAGATAATGGTATTGCATTTACTTTGTATGCAGTGTAGTACgagatttgtttgtctttttttctcgGACAGGCGCAAACCATGCGTATTGAGACTTGAAGTGCAGCTGATGGCAGCACGTCGAAGTAAGATGAACATATCCAGCGATCGTGTGTAGAAGATTGGTGTGTTAAATTTTTTAAACCTACTTTcacaatgaacaaaaatcCATTGCTTTCTTGCCTTGATTTACCATTCCGTTCAGAATCTTTGCCAACGGCAGAAGAGGAGGATCGTTTCTTCGCGCTGCCATCCATACGGTTGCACAACAACCCTTCGCTTAGTCGACGTAGGTGGAAATTGGGAATTGTATTGTCTCTCGTGTGCTCAGGCTTATCAGATTAGTGGTTTAACAATGTCATCTCCGGTGAACTTAGTAATGAAACAGTTGGCACCTACGTCTGATAACGAGAGGTCTAGGCAGCGTGTTAACAGTGTACAGAAACAGGAGCTGGTACGATTGATGAAAGGCAACTTTCTCTTTATCGAGCGCAAACATGCTGTGGTTAGGGGTGAACTGAGCCGTACAGAAGTGTGGAGAATGATCACCACCCGCTTGAACAGCTTGGGACCACCGATGCATTCGACAGAAGTGTGGCAGAAAGTGAGTATCTTATTTTGCCCTTAAATCAAGTGTATGTGATGTTTCTGTGCCGTTAATTTGCAGCGATGGAACGATATGCGATCCACTACCAAGCAAAAGATGCACAAGATACAGTGCTTTGTTGGGGAAAATGGCGAAGAATTGTGTCCTTACAGACTGACCTCGCTAGAGCGGCAAATCTGGAGCACGTTGTGTGCTAATCCGGCCAAGCAGATTCAAGTACTCGCAAACGATTCTGCCAGCAAGTCTGCTACATTTGACGGAAGTTGCCGGTTATTGAACATTTGCTCCAATCCGTTTAAAAACGAGTATGACAAACTGAACTCTGCTACAAGTCTCCAGAATTCCTCCGCCCACTCTCAGCtgaataatgaaatgttaaaCAAGTTGGCTTTTATCGAAGATGGGAAAAAATCCAATAGCCCACAGACAACAGAGGTATAGTCTTCAAAgctttgcttctttttcgAAGCTTGGTTGGAAATAAGCTATTTGAGAAAACCTGGTTTCTAATAAGTCACATTTTATGCTTTTCCAGATAATCGACTCTTCTGCAGAGTGTAGATCATCGTTGGAAGATCTTTACAAATTGTTACGCCAAGTACAAGATCAACAGGAACAGATATCTTACTTGGTGCATCACTTTTAAAGAGTAACACCAACATTGTTATTATACCAATATTCAAATAAAGTACTGACACTTTAGTCCATTTCCAGTCCAACGCCGAACATTTATTACTTTCCGTGACTCCAGAATAAACTTCAAGATATTCACCAGCAGTCAGCCTCAAATTCCTTCAGCTTATTTATAGTCTGTTTTGAACTTTATGATGTTTGAAGCTATATGTCACCACGAACAGCATTATAAACCATGTTACTGCCACTGCAGACACAGTACCACACAGGGGGATCCTTATAAAAACGTGATCCGTTCATCTCTAGAGGCTACTTGGTTAAACTTAACCTAAAAAAATGCCTGATTACGTCGTCTACTTGATACTATCCTTCTGACAAGATTTTTGACGCAGCATGGCCAAAATCTGTTCGTTCCTCACAATGATCGACTCCAGCACACGTTTGCATCGCAGGTATACTTGCTGATGAATGCATCCGGAAATGGGTAAACGCTAAAAGAATTAGAATAACATTAAATAGATTCAATTCGACCATTAGCCCTGTTGGGACGAACCTGTTCTCCGTGGTCCAACTCCTGCTTAGCACTCGCCTCGGACGAGCTCGCTATCTCTCCCGGCCAAATGTCGATGTTGTTCGAGCAGATGTACTCACTGATGTAGCTAAACGTGGTCAACGGAGTACTTTCCGATCCACCCGATTTGCACAGATCACGCAGGATCGCCTTCTCGTGATCGTCGTTCAGCAGCTGAATGTccatggagggtttgctgtagCTAGTAGCGTTTGAGAAACTACTCGTAGGCCACTCATCCTCATGGAGCAGTTGATACTGTTCTTGTGTGTCTTGTGTCGAATCCATTCGAGAACTTTGCACTGGCTTCAACGCACTCACTGACGACGATCCAACGCCGTACGAGGCGTAGTTCATCGCAGTACCAGAATCTTTGCCACTATGCCAGCTCATTGGTAGAACACAACCGTGAACCTCGTCCAATCGCTGCCCGGGTACGACTAACCGacgaaattaaatcaatttcaGTGTGTCAGCTCGAAGATTAAGTCCCCGAAGAACATTCGGTTCGTCCTACGTCACCGGTGTCATCCGCTCTTCCGATACGCATGACTTAAGTGATAACACAAGACTCCGATAATggccgagcagcagcacagccagTAGCAAGCACTCTTGTGACTTGGTTGTCCTCATTCGCGTTCGCCTGATCCGGATGGCAATCAGTGATGGATCGTTACAATCCATCTAGCCAGGATGTCTCATTGGGTGATGTTTTCCCTTCTGCAAGCGCAGTTTTTTTTAGCCATCGCGCCCCTATGATAACGGCTATACTATCGAAGCCAGTGAACCGATCGATTCCCTGTCGCGTAAGCAGGCGTATCTATCAAACCACAACGGATCGTGAGTTTCATGCAGAGTCATCTTGCAGCAAACTGCATCAACAGCATTGCAGATTATTGCACAAGCGCTTGCAGAACGAAACGTACGCTTAATTAACTTGCTAATCGGATCGTTTGCTAGCTGTATGCGATGTAACGCCCTATAACTTTCGTTTAGTTCGTATGGCGCCAATTTTTCGTTGAGTGAAACTATTTATAGCCTTTAAAATCATTACTGTATAACAAACCACATTAAACTCGAGAGTTTTTCGGTCTAAATGGCAGATGTATTCTAGCTATCTCCATCCCAAATTGGGCCTACTACGCTCCTTGTATCTTTGTGGACGACTTCACAGAACTTTACCAGGTGTGTCGTCGCGATCCATGTGAGCAACATGGCCAACACATCGGTGCCTATGGCAACTAAATACCATGTTTCATAATTCAATGTGAACTAGGATGTCAATGAGTTTGTTTACCATCCTTTGTAAAATTAGCGATGTTTTCGGATCATGGCTTGATTGATagtttcataatttatttcacTGCACCAGCCATCTATCCAGTGCCCATTTATAGCCACGAAAAAGCGGACGAAAATAACTTCCATCCTCATTCGAACCAGTCTGCCAGCTGGAATGGCCCCGCCACCGGACACGATTGACACGGTTCGAATCCCTGTCAAATCCTTTCGCGGTTAGCTAATCCTCGTTCCGCACGGTGAGACATATGAGAGAGAATTGGCCGGATGTTTCGATTACATTTGCCCGGTTTTTGATACGACGCGAAACGGGTGacgt comes from the Anopheles coluzzii chromosome 2, AcolN3, whole genome shotgun sequence genome and includes:
- the LOC120949764 gene encoding uncharacterized protein LOC120949764 — its product is MSWHSGKDSGTAMNYASYGVGSSSVSALKPVQSSRMDSTQDTQEQYQLLHEDEWPTSSFSNATSYSKPSMDIQLLNDDHEKAILRDLCKSGGSESTPLTTFSYISEYICSNNIDIWPGEIASSSEASAKQELDHGEQRLPISGCIHQQVYLRCKRVLESIIVRNEQILAMLRQKSCQKDSIK